In Phycisphaerae bacterium, the following proteins share a genomic window:
- a CDS encoding DUF5309 family protein — MAFTGKATYSAGVGLPELAEDVCDIVGIISPVETHLLDAIGDPLREARSTYHEWLEDSLVPNKDVISDGSISDPDGETSFDVANGDRFRTGDQIQTSGSEELMLVTGVSGGTITVVRGYAGTMPEDIADGQVIHILGNAALEGDDKPAARFTNRVRCGNYTQIFTAGVEVSGTNIAASHLGISNEIDYQKGEKLRELIRDLENTVINGGQPSANPQGSASVRRSMKGIVQSIATNVYRPGDSGFPSGDGLDEAKINYVLRQIWENSSGNVDLIVVGGFQKRKINSFLSANRSFGAADTAYTDMVSVYESDFGVCRIVTSRWIPQDAVLLLDSSRISVLPLAGRSFYFKPLASSGDYECGQLIGEYTLEFKNEAAHGLIRDLAIS; from the coding sequence ATGGCTTTTACAGGTAAAGCAACATATTCGGCAGGAGTCGGACTTCCTGAACTTGCGGAAGATGTTTGTGATATTGTCGGGATTATATCGCCGGTCGAGACGCACTTGCTTGATGCAATAGGCGACCCGCTGCGCGAGGCGAGAAGCACATATCACGAATGGCTCGAAGATTCGCTTGTGCCGAACAAAGATGTAATCAGCGACGGTTCAATCAGCGACCCTGACGGCGAGACCAGCTTCGATGTCGCCAACGGCGACAGATTCAGAACCGGCGACCAGATTCAGACCTCAGGCAGCGAAGAACTGATGCTTGTTACAGGCGTAAGCGGCGGCACAATTACAGTCGTTCGCGGATACGCAGGCACAATGCCTGAAGATATCGCTGACGGTCAGGTGATTCATATTCTCGGTAACGCGGCTCTCGAAGGCGACGATAAACCGGCAGCAAGATTTACCAACCGCGTCCGCTGCGGAAATTACACGCAGATTTTCACGGCCGGCGTTGAAGTGAGCGGCACCAATATCGCAGCCAGTCATCTCGGTATTTCAAACGAGATAGATTATCAGAAGGGCGAAAAACTGCGCGAGCTGATTCGCGACCTTGAGAACACGGTTATCAACGGCGGTCAGCCATCGGCAAATCCGCAGGGTTCGGCTTCTGTTCGCAGGAGTATGAAAGGCATTGTCCAGAGCATCGCGACAAATGTTTATCGGCCCGGCGATTCGGGATTTCCGAGCGGAGACGGTCTCGATGAGGCGAAGATTAATTATGTTCTGCGCCAGATTTGGGAAAACAGCAGCGGCAATGTTGACTTGATTGTCGTCGGAGGTTTTCAGAAGCGGAAAATTAACTCGTTCCTTAGTGCAAACAGAAGTTTCGGAGCGGCCGATACGGCGTACACCGATATGGTCAGCGTTTATGAAAGCGACTTCGGCGTTTGCAGGATTGTTACGAGCAGATGGATTCCGCAGGACGCAGTATTGCTTCTCGATTCATCGCGCATAAGCGTTCTTCCGCTTGCGGGCAGAAGTTTCTACTTCAAGCCTCTGGCGAGCAGCGGCGATTATGAATGCGGCCAGCTAATCGGCGAATACACACTTGAGTTCAAAAACGAGGCTGCGCACGGTCTTATCAGAGACCTTGCAATAAGTTAA
- a CDS encoding phage/plasmid primase, P4 family, which yields MEDKEQYISPEPYSLAMTILSENFTSDLAMVWRLRNWRGDFYLWHEGCYKPLSDNAIKNFVGSLVAELVCKGKIRKFSSHLRNEIIEAIRSQTGIPDHYELNTWLREPNLSKPDNCIVTANAIVYTTIELKDGKKFVLGHSPEFFSLNILPYRYEEKADCPKWLEFLDEITSGDKEMQTLLCQWAGYLLRNDLNEQKFLLCFGSGANGKGVFFRIMESMLGDDNCSHVPLHQFANSFALGSTLGKKLNSTSESSEEVCKCAESLLKSYVAGDRMDFARKFREPIRAIPTAKVMIATNELPRFSDPSCGIWRRMILVPFNVTIPPEKQDKQLVSKLTVELPGIFNWALQGVKLLKEHKGFIVPTSSVDAMKSYRSTTDPARMFLEENFISAQNCSGEPVQKVYNAYRKWCEAGGYNPLTINQLGQRVLSVFPMVQKIRKRIADKRDNYYEFLSLIKDSQVYDDIISNEPLFICPPCP from the coding sequence ATGGAAGATAAGGAGCAATATATATCACCTGAACCTTACAGTCTTGCGATGACGATTCTGAGCGAGAACTTTACCAGCGATTTGGCGATGGTCTGGCGGCTGAGAAACTGGCGCGGCGACTTTTATCTCTGGCACGAGGGCTGCTATAAGCCTTTGAGCGACAACGCGATTAAAAATTTCGTAGGCTCACTCGTTGCCGAGCTTGTCTGCAAAGGCAAAATCAGAAAGTTCAGCTCTCATCTTCGCAACGAAATTATCGAGGCAATCCGCAGCCAGACAGGTATTCCCGACCATTACGAGCTGAATACCTGGCTCAGGGAGCCGAATCTGTCAAAGCCGGATAACTGCATAGTTACCGCCAACGCGATTGTTTATACGACAATCGAACTAAAGGACGGGAAAAAATTCGTTCTTGGTCATAGTCCGGAATTTTTCAGTCTTAACATACTTCCTTACCGCTATGAGGAAAAAGCCGATTGCCCGAAATGGCTGGAGTTTCTCGACGAAATCACCTCAGGCGACAAAGAGATGCAAACGCTGCTCTGCCAGTGGGCCGGTTATCTTTTGCGGAACGATTTGAACGAGCAGAAATTTCTGCTTTGCTTCGGCAGCGGCGCCAACGGCAAAGGCGTGTTCTTCAGGATTATGGAAAGTATGCTCGGCGACGACAACTGCTCGCACGTGCCGCTTCATCAGTTCGCAAATTCATTCGCGCTCGGCTCGACGCTCGGCAAAAAACTTAACAGCACATCGGAAAGCAGTGAAGAAGTCTGCAAATGCGCCGAGAGCCTTTTGAAAAGCTATGTCGCCGGCGACCGGATGGACTTTGCGAGAAAATTCAGGGAGCCGATACGCGCGATACCGACCGCGAAAGTTATGATAGCGACGAACGAACTGCCGCGATTCAGCGACCCATCGTGCGGAATCTGGCGGCGTATGATTCTTGTGCCTTTCAATGTTACAATCCCGCCTGAAAAGCAGGACAAACAGCTCGTCTCGAAACTGACTGTTGAACTGCCGGGGATTTTCAACTGGGCATTGCAGGGCGTTAAACTGCTTAAAGAGCACAAAGGCTTTATTGTGCCGACATCTTCGGTCGATGCGATGAAGTCTTATCGAAGCACAACCGACCCGGCGAGAATGTTCCTTGAGGAAAATTTCATCAGCGCTCAAAACTGTTCCGGCGAGCCGGTGCAGAAAGTCTATAACGCATACAGAAAATGGTGCGAGGCGGGCGGTTACAATCCTTTGACGATTAATCAGCTTGGTCAGAGAGTTTTAAGCGTTTTCCCGATGGTGCAAAAGATAAGGAAAAGAATCGCAGACAAACGGGATAACTATTATGAGTTTCTGTCATTAATAAAGGATAGTCAGGTATATGATGACATTATCAGTAATGAACCTTTGTTCATCTGTCCACCATGTCCATAA
- a CDS encoding type II toxin-antitoxin system PemK/MazF family toxin: MRARRGDIVLLPYPFTDLSSIKVRPAVVVSGDSFNKMGESVFVFITSKIYNNPFDFRLEENNEDFKKTGLKTSSTFRVGKLICLEQSLIQRKIGYACVNILNKIDNQLRILFELYK, from the coding sequence ATGAGGGCAAGGAGAGGGGATATAGTATTATTACCATACCCTTTTACCGATTTGAGTTCAATTAAAGTTCGACCGGCAGTGGTGGTTTCTGGTGATTCATTTAATAAAATGGGAGAATCGGTATTCGTCTTTATTACATCCAAAATCTATAATAATCCCTTTGATTTTCGCTTGGAAGAAAACAATGAAGATTTTAAAAAAACAGGTTTAAAAACTTCATCAACATTCAGAGTAGGCAAACTAATTTGTCTTGAGCAAAGTCTTATTCAAAGAAAAATCGGTTATGCGTGTGTAAATATTTTGAATAAAATAGACAACCAACTCAGAATTCTTTTCGAACTTTACAAATGA
- a CDS encoding diguanylate cyclase encodes MKMKKQRKVLVIDDSQPNLILLKAHLTSMGLVALLADNAADGITIAAEQKPDVILLDVMMPEVDGFETCRRLKADIRTASIPVIFVSAKDQSDDKVSGLKLGAVDYVTKPFNKGELQARVGIVLQMTELQERLLLLANTDELTGLSNRRHFFEILEREILQAKIRGGSIAVMMFDVDHFKNVNDTYGHLAGDKILQQVGKILNENIYPMDLAGRYGGEEFVLLMPGMPMEIATQRAQKLRSVIDKYNWEIENKSISVTCSAGIAIFSGIDSTDPYELIRRADDALYAAKHRGRNCVVSYDQLNPDERIQVHHDEDFRELQSKISSLAQQIRGQTLGIITAFTKAITVKDPYLAGHVENVKKYAVEIAKQMEVSDALIEQLETAAILHDLGKIVIPNHILRKTGALTDDEIRIVQRHPISSAEILAPIGIFGQEIVIIRHHHENFDGTGYPNGLVGKNIPIGSRILAVANVFDSMTSAQPWNANSKSADDALGEIVSLSGSQFDPEVVDAFKKIYAANHNNWPLSQKRKVETAAAAAV; translated from the coding sequence ATGAAAATGAAAAAGCAGCGAAAAGTTCTTGTCATTGACGACAGTCAGCCGAATCTTATTCTGCTCAAGGCTCATCTTACGAGTATGGGTTTGGTTGCGCTTCTTGCCGATAATGCCGCCGACGGCATTACTATTGCCGCCGAGCAGAAGCCGGATGTTATTCTGCTTGATGTGATGATGCCGGAGGTTGACGGTTTTGAAACATGCAGACGTCTCAAGGCCGACATTCGCACAGCTTCGATACCCGTTATTTTTGTTTCAGCCAAGGACCAGAGCGATGATAAAGTCAGCGGCCTGAAACTCGGCGCGGTCGATTATGTAACCAAGCCGTTCAACAAAGGCGAACTGCAGGCCCGCGTGGGAATCGTGCTCCAGATGACCGAGCTTCAGGAAAGGCTGCTTCTGCTTGCCAATACCGATGAGCTTACCGGCCTTTCGAACAGGCGCCACTTTTTCGAGATTCTCGAACGCGAAATACTGCAGGCCAAGATACGAGGCGGTTCGATTGCCGTAATGATGTTCGATGTTGACCATTTCAAAAATGTTAACGATACTTACGGCCATCTTGCAGGCGACAAAATCCTGCAGCAGGTCGGCAAAATTCTTAATGAAAACATTTACCCGATGGATTTGGCGGGAAGATACGGCGGCGAAGAATTTGTTCTGCTTATGCCGGGCATGCCGATGGAAATCGCCACGCAGCGGGCGCAGAAACTTCGCTCGGTAATCGACAAATACAATTGGGAAATTGAGAATAAGTCCATATCGGTTACATGCAGTGCGGGCATCGCAATCTTTAGCGGCATCGACAGTACCGACCCTTACGAGCTTATAAGAAGAGCCGACGATGCTCTTTACGCGGCCAAGCATCGCGGAAGAAACTGCGTTGTTTCTTATGACCAGTTGAATCCCGACGAGCGGATACAGGTTCATCATGACGAGGATTTCCGTGAGCTGCAGAGCAAAATATCTTCGCTCGCCCAGCAGATAAGGGGACAGACGCTCGGCATAATAACCGCCTTTACAAAGGCGATTACGGTTAAGGACCCTTACCTTGCAGGCCATGTTGAAAATGTCAAAAAATACGCCGTTGAAATCGCAAAACAAATGGAAGTTTCTGATGCGCTGATAGAGCAGCTTGAAACCGCGGCGATACTGCACGACCTCGGTAAGATTGTTATTCCGAATCATATTCTTCGCAAAACAGGCGCGCTTACCGATGATGAAATTAGAATCGTTCAGCGTCATCCTATTTCCAGCGCCGAGATTCTTGCCCCAATCGGCATATTCGGTCAGGAAATTGTGATTATAAGACATCATCACGAAAACTTCGACGGCACAGGTTATCCAAACGGGCTTGTGGGCAAAAATATTCCTATCGGCTCGCGGATTCTTGCCGTCGCTAATGTTTTCGATTCAATGACCTCTGCTCAGCCGTGGAATGCAAATTCCAAATCCGCAGACGATGCTCTCGGCGAGATAGTCAGCCTTAGCGGCTCTCAATTCGACCCGGAGGTCGTGGATGCTTTCAAGAAGATATACGCGGCGAATCACAATAACTGGCCGCTGTCTCAAAAGCGGAAAGTCGAAACCGCAGCCGCCGCAGCCGTCTGA